CTGGGTGAAGCTCTCTGCCTTCTGGACCAGGGTATTTGCGGTGGTCTTCGGCATGGGCGTGGTGTCGGGCATTGTGATGTCTTTCCAGTTCGGCACCAACTGGAGCAATTTTGCCCAGGCCACTGCCAATTTCCTGGGACCTATGCTGAGTTATGAGGTGGTAACGGCCTTCTTCCTGGAAGCGGCGTTCCTTGGTGTGTTGCTGTTCGGCCGTGACAAGGTACCCCCCGGCGTTCATCTGTTCGCGGCAGTCATGGTAGCAACGGGCACCTTTATTTCTTCGTTCTGGATTCTCTCCGCCAACAGCTGGATGCATACTCCGGCCGGCACCGAATTCCGGGATGGTGTGTTCTTTGTGACTTCCTGGAGCGAGGCGATTTTCAACCCCTCCTTCCCTTACCGCTTTACCCACATGGTGCTGGCGTCCTTCCTGACCGGAGGCTTTGTGGTGGCAGGCGTGAGTGCGTGGTACCTGCTTAAAGGCCGCGAAGTTGAAGCAAACCGCAAAGCGCTGTCCATGTGCCTTTGGCTGCTGTTGGTTATTGCTCCGACCCAGGCAGTTGTAGGCGACTTTCATGGCCTCAACACCATGGAGCACCAGCCCATGAAGGTGGCGGCCATGGAAGGTAACTGGGAAACCTCCCGCAATGTGCCGCTGCTGCTGTTTGCCATTCCGGATCAGGCAAACCAGACCAACCGGTTCGAGATTGGAATCCCCGGTATGGCCAGCTTCATTCTTACCCACGAATGGGATGGGGAAGTGCCCGGGTTGAATGAAGTGGCGGCAGAGGAGCAGCCGCCGGTGGCTATTGTGTTCTGGGCGTTCCGGGTGATGGTTGGCCTGGGCCTGTTGATGATTGTGTTTGCCTTTGCCGGCCTGGTACTTCGCGCTGGTGGACGTTACTGGCAAACACCATGGTTCCTGCAGGGTTTGAGGCTCATGAGCCTGACACCCTTTGTCGCGGTGCTGGCGGGCTGGTTTGTGACGGAGATTGGCCGTGCGCCCTGGCTGGTTCAGGGGCTGATGAACCACAGTGAGGCTGTTACTCCCTCACTGACGGGCGGTATGGCGCTGTTTTCACTGATTGGGTACTTCGTGGTCTATGCTCTGGTGTTCAGTGCCGGTGTCTATTATCTGATGCGGGTGTTGTATGTGGGAATGGAAGACAGCGATATCGATAAGGAGTACGAGTCCGACCGGCCAAAGCGCCCCTTCTCTGCCGCTCATGTGCCG
Above is a genomic segment from Marinobacter panjinensis containing:
- a CDS encoding cytochrome ubiquinol oxidase subunit I, with product MELDPLILSRIQFAFVVSFHAIFPVFTIGLASYIAVLEGLAFKTKNPSWVKLSAFWTRVFAVVFGMGVVSGIVMSFQFGTNWSNFAQATANFLGPMLSYEVVTAFFLEAAFLGVLLFGRDKVPPGVHLFAAVMVATGTFISSFWILSANSWMHTPAGTEFRDGVFFVTSWSEAIFNPSFPYRFTHMVLASFLTGGFVVAGVSAWYLLKGREVEANRKALSMCLWLLLVIAPTQAVVGDFHGLNTMEHQPMKVAAMEGNWETSRNVPLLLFAIPDQANQTNRFEIGIPGMASFILTHEWDGEVPGLNEVAAEEQPPVAIVFWAFRVMVGLGLLMIVFAFAGLVLRAGGRYWQTPWFLQGLRLMSLTPFVAVLAGWFVTEIGRAPWLVQGLMNHSEAVTPSLTGGMALFSLIGYFVVYALVFSAGVYYLMRVLYVGMEDSDIDKEYESDRPKRPFSAAHVPFEIDDNDTHKPLNQGGH